The DNA window TGTTATTGGGCCAGTTCCAAACATAGTTGGATGTTTACAGTCATTTGAAGTTGTGAAGATATTGACTGGAAAGGGAAATATTATCATGGCACCTGAAGTATTAATATTCGATCTTTTAAAGAAAGAATCATTTTCAGTAGTTGAATTTTAATTAACTCCTGCTTTTACTCTTTTTATTGGTTAAATTTGATTAGTTGATGTGTACAAATCAGTTTCTGTCAATTAAAAAGTAGTTTTATCAAAAAATCGTTGATGGGTAGGGTTAAGCATTTCAACATTGATCCTTGGATATAATCATCAATGTACAGCAAAAACCAATGGAATCACTACATTAGATCACTGAATTATCTTCAAAACATTTATATATTATTAAAAGGAAACTACTTTCCGGTATAAAGATCATGAATATTCTCATGGAGGTAATTGATCATGGAAGACAAAATAGGAAAGGTTATTGAAAACATTGAAAGATGCGGCACAAAATTTATTAGACTGCAGTTCGTGGACATACATGGAACTCCAAAAAACATGGCAGTCCCAATATCAAAACCAGAAGACATTGAAGACATACTCAAGGATGGATTACTGTTTGACGGTTCATCAGTAGATGGATTTGTTGACATAAATGCTAGTGACTTGATTATTAAACCAGACCCTGACACATTCTCCACACTACCATGGAGACCAGAAGAAAAGGGTGTATGCAGGTTTATATGCGATATCTACTGGCCAGATATGACTCCTTTTGAAGGAGACCCGAGGTACATTCTCAAAAAGGCTCTTGCAAAAATTGAAGACAAAGGTTACGAGTACAACGTTGGCCCAGAACCTGAATTTTTCATTATAGGTGAAGATGCAGAAGGTCATATAGTACCTCACGACAATGGTATCTACTTCGATGTTGAACCAGTTGACCAGGGAACTGATGTTAGAAGAGAACTAGTTTTAGGATTAGAGGAACTTAACTTTGAAGTTGAAGTAAGCCACCACGAAGTGGGACCAGGTCAGCACGAAATTGACTTCAAATTTGACCATGCTATGAAAACAGCAGATGCTGTCATAACCTTCAAACAGGCTATAAAAGCCATAGTAGACAACCTAGGTTACATGGTCACTTTCATGCCAAAACCATTCTTCGGTGTAAACGGAAGCGGTATGCACGTCCACCAGAGTTTATTCAAAAACGGAAAAAACATCTTCTACGACCCAGATGGACAAGATCAGTTATCTGAAGAAGCAAGATATTTCATAGGAGGATTACTCAAACACTCCAAAGCACTATCTGCAATTGTTGCACCTACTGTCAACTCCTACAAAAGGTTAGTACCAGGATACGAAGCACCATGCTACATAGCATACGGTCTTAAAAACAGGTCAACATTAGTCAGAATCCCAGCCTCCCGTGGAAACGGTACAAGGGTTGAATTCCGATGCCCAGACCCATCCTGTAACCCATACCTAGCATTTGCAGCAATGCTAGAATCTGGAATGGACGGTCTCAACAACAAAATCGATCCAGGTGAAGCAACAGAAATCGATGTGTTCGGATTAGATGCAGCAGGACTTGAAAGAGAAGGAATTGAAACACTACCATCCAGCCTCTGGGAAGCATACCATGCCCTAGAACAGGATGATGTTGTTAAATCATCCCTCGGTGACCATGTGTACAAACAGTTTATGGACATCAAGAAAAAAGAATGGGACGACTACAGGATACAGGTATTCCCATACGAACTCGAAAAGTACTTGATGATTTAATTCTTTCTTTCCTTTTTTATTTTTAAAATTCGGTAATAAAAAAACTGAATTTGTTAAAAAATTATTAACATAAGCTTTTTAAATATTCCATTCAATAGATTTGCATTGAAGGATTTAGACTTATAAATTCAAAGTAATAACTTAAAAAAAGTGTTTTTATTGGTGAACAAATGCCGCAAGAGACTGATCGTAAAATGATGGAAATTCTGCGTATTTTGGCAGACCGGGATGAAGTGCTGGGAGCCAAAACCATAGCAGAAGAACTCAAAAAGAAAGGTTACGACCTTGGAGAAAGGGCAGTGCGATATCACATGCGAATTTTGGATGAAAAAGGATTTACTGAACGTATAGGATACGCAGGAAGACAAATAACTAATAAAGGACATAAAGAACTAGATAAAGGACTGATCTACGACCAAGTAGACTTCATCTTCTCCAAGTTTGAGGATATGATCCATCAAACAACACTGAACCCCTCAGATGGAACTGGAAAAGTCATAGTCAACACATCCTCATTCAAATATGAAAAAGACATAATTGACCTGCTTAAATCTGTATTTGAAAGGGGAGTGGCCGTGAGTAACTATGTGAAGTTCCATAATACCCCTGTTGAAGGAGAGGAATTAAAGTTTGATACTGTTTGTGGTACAACCATCGATGGTATGCTGCTTGGAAAGGGGATACCAGTCATACCCAAGTATGGAGGTATTGTAAAGGTCAATGATTATGTTCCAACTAGGTTCACCGAGTTAATATCCTACAAAAAGACTTCAATGACTCCGCTTGAGGCGTTTACAGATAAAAACATGACATCTGTTTTGAAAGTAATAGAAAATGGAAACGGAACCATACCTGCAAATTTTAGGCTTATACCGAAAAGTGCCAGGGCCAGTGCAGCTTCATTGTTCAAGGATCTCGAAAAAATTGGGATTCATGGACTTTTAAAGATGGGTAAAGAAGGAGAATCTGTTCTCGGTATACCAGTCGATGATAACATGGTTGGAATAGCTGTTACCGGCGGAATTTCACCATTATGCGCTGCTAAAGAAGCAGGATACGATGTGAATATTAAACTAGCTGAGAACAACGTGGAATTTAAAGGAATGGAAAATTTTGTGGATTCCACTTCTATTTTAAAAATTACAGGTCCAGAAAAGGCAGATAAAGTCAAGTTTTTACTATCTAAAACTTGGAATTTGATCTACCAAGTAGATTTTGATGTTGAAACTCATGCAGGAAATGTCATAACCAATGTTTCTTACATCAGAAAACAGGATCTTGATGATGCCATGGACATCTTTGAAGAAGTAATGAAAGTTGGACCCAAGTTCTGCACAAGTAAATATTTCGCCACAGTTCCTGGTAACGAAAAGGATAAAGTAGGAATAGCCACAGTATGCAGCCTGACCATAGATGGGATACTCACAAAACATGGGGTGTCAACCACACCACAGTACGGAGGAATCTTAGAAACCAATTCCAAACAGCCACGTTTCATTGAATTAACAGCATACAACGGCTCATCATTGGATCCCCATGAAATATATATAGCCAAGAACATGACCTCAGTTAATGAAGCAATTAAGGGAGGGGGCCGAGTTCTAGCTAGTTTAAGAGAAATTCCATATGTTTCACGTCAGGATGCTGTGGAAGTGCTTGAAGAAGTGCAGGATGCTGGATTTTCGATACTTAAAATAGGCAAACCAAGTGAACTTGTTTACAATGCCAAAGTTGAACGTTACCATGTTGGAATTGTAGCCCCTGGAGGATTAAACCCCATTGCTGCGTTGAAAGAGCATGGCATGGATGTTGAACCTAAGGCAGTTGAAACCATGATGAAGGTTTCTGATATGGAAGAATTCTAATCCAGCAAAATCAGGAACCGAATATTTGGTTTAAAAACTCATTTTATTAAAATTGAAAAAAAGAATTGAAGAATAATTGGTAATTTAATAATTAAATCCCAATTAAATTATTTCTTCTTAATCATCAATGAATCGCCTGTCAGATCTTTTATCAGATGCTTCTTGATGCTTGTCTTCAAACCAGCCTATTGACACTTCATCAGCTTCGTGTTTATCGAAGTGTGGAATGTAGGGTTTAATATCCAGTAATGGAGTTCCATCCACCACATCAACATCTTGTACATGGAGAGTTGATCCTTCTATATTTTCAAGGCGGACTACGGATATTCCTATTTGATTTGGTCGC is part of the Methanobacterium lacus genome and encodes:
- the glnA gene encoding type I glutamate--ammonia ligase translates to MEDKIGKVIENIERCGTKFIRLQFVDIHGTPKNMAVPISKPEDIEDILKDGLLFDGSSVDGFVDINASDLIIKPDPDTFSTLPWRPEEKGVCRFICDIYWPDMTPFEGDPRYILKKALAKIEDKGYEYNVGPEPEFFIIGEDAEGHIVPHDNGIYFDVEPVDQGTDVRRELVLGLEELNFEVEVSHHEVGPGQHEIDFKFDHAMKTADAVITFKQAIKAIVDNLGYMVTFMPKPFFGVNGSGMHVHQSLFKNGKNIFYDPDGQDQLSEEARYFIGGLLKHSKALSAIVAPTVNSYKRLVPGYEAPCYIAYGLKNRSTLVRIPASRGNGTRVEFRCPDPSCNPYLAFAAMLESGMDGLNNKIDPGEATEIDVFGLDAAGLEREGIETLPSSLWEAYHALEQDDVVKSSLGDHVYKQFMDIKKKEWDDYRIQVFPYELEKYLMI
- a CDS encoding DUF128 domain-containing protein, which encodes MPQETDRKMMEILRILADRDEVLGAKTIAEELKKKGYDLGERAVRYHMRILDEKGFTERIGYAGRQITNKGHKELDKGLIYDQVDFIFSKFEDMIHQTTLNPSDGTGKVIVNTSSFKYEKDIIDLLKSVFERGVAVSNYVKFHNTPVEGEELKFDTVCGTTIDGMLLGKGIPVIPKYGGIVKVNDYVPTRFTELISYKKTSMTPLEAFTDKNMTSVLKVIENGNGTIPANFRLIPKSARASAASLFKDLEKIGIHGLLKMGKEGESVLGIPVDDNMVGIAVTGGISPLCAAKEAGYDVNIKLAENNVEFKGMENFVDSTSILKITGPEKADKVKFLLSKTWNLIYQVDFDVETHAGNVITNVSYIRKQDLDDAMDIFEEVMKVGPKFCTSKYFATVPGNEKDKVGIATVCSLTIDGILTKHGVSTTPQYGGILETNSKQPRFIELTAYNGSSLDPHEIYIAKNMTSVNEAIKGGGRVLASLREIPYVSRQDAVEVLEEVQDAGFSILKIGKPSELVYNAKVERYHVGIVAPGGLNPIAALKEHGMDVEPKAVETMMKVSDMEEF